In one window of Chryseobacterium viscerum DNA:
- a CDS encoding AraC family transcriptional regulator, translated as MKCGLTEKTENQFVDSIEKEAYVWCDKNWKHDDHEHQHHRAQLTFVEEGYQYFHIDRKIYLVPQHHVIWIPSEKAHKITSEAQTVNLMLFLFKSVFEDEFYQNVQVFAVPPVLKEMLLYASKWNQSLDENEEQDLFFKAILKSLPNFCKESSGLEIPVPADTRLIPVCNDINTHFKYNLDIDSLAEKAQMSVRSLQRIFKNETGITLQKYLQLTRILKSIELIDTRQYTLSEVAYKVGYQSLSAFTASYFAIMQTKPKLNKN; from the coding sequence ATGAAATGTGGCCTGACTGAAAAAACGGAAAACCAGTTTGTAGATTCTATTGAAAAAGAAGCTTACGTATGGTGCGATAAAAATTGGAAACATGATGATCATGAACATCAGCACCACCGTGCCCAGCTTACGTTTGTGGAGGAAGGGTATCAGTATTTTCACATCGATCGGAAAATTTATCTTGTTCCCCAGCATCATGTTATTTGGATTCCTTCAGAAAAAGCCCACAAAATTACCTCTGAAGCACAAACTGTAAATCTGATGCTTTTTCTGTTTAAATCTGTTTTTGAAGATGAATTCTATCAGAATGTACAGGTATTCGCTGTTCCCCCTGTTTTAAAAGAGATGCTTTTATATGCTTCAAAATGGAACCAGTCATTGGATGAAAATGAAGAACAGGATCTGTTTTTCAAAGCGATTTTAAAAAGCCTTCCTAACTTCTGCAAAGAAAGCAGCGGCCTGGAAATCCCTGTTCCTGCGGATACCAGACTGATTCCTGTATGTAATGATATCAATACTCATTTTAAATATAACCTGGACATTGATTCGTTAGCCGAAAAAGCGCAAATGTCTGTGAGAAGTCTCCAGAGAATTTTTAAAAATGAAACAGGAATTACCTTACAAAAATACCTGCAGCTGACAAGAATTTTAAAAAGTATTGAACTGATAGATACCCGGCAATACACCTTAAGCGAAGTGGCATATAAGGTAGGATATCAAAGTCTTTCCGCATTCACAGCATCTTACTTTGCGATCATGCAGACAAAGCCAAAACTAAATAAAAATTAA
- a CDS encoding CinA family protein — MKFQQNLLDYISHFLVAADESISIAESVTSGCLQLAFSQMPNAPLFYKGGMTAYTLPEKVKLLKVNRPGPDDHDGAAEAISQTMALNVAKMFESDWSISTTGYCNPIINSGYKVFAYFSFAYKGEIILTKKLELHPKTQALNAQLYYTEFILGCFKSELNRVLILK, encoded by the coding sequence ATGAAATTTCAACAGAACCTTCTCGATTATATAAGTCACTTTCTTGTAGCTGCTGATGAATCTATTTCAATTGCTGAAAGTGTTACCTCCGGTTGTCTTCAACTTGCTTTCTCTCAGATGCCTAATGCTCCTTTATTCTATAAGGGTGGAATGACAGCTTACACACTACCGGAAAAAGTAAAACTCCTTAAGGTAAACAGACCTGGGCCTGATGATCATGACGGAGCAGCAGAAGCTATTTCTCAGACTATGGCTCTCAATGTAGCAAAGATGTTTGAATCCGACTGGTCTATTTCTACAACCGGTTATTGCAACCCAATCATCAATTCCGGATACAAAGTTTTTGCCTATTTTTCATTTGCTTACAAAGGAGAAATTATTCTTACAAAAAAATTAGAACTGCATCCCAAGACCCAGGCTTTAAATGCCCAGCTATATTATACAGAATTTATTTTGGGATGTTTTAAAAGTGAGCTCAACAGGGTTTTAATTTTAAAATAA
- a CDS encoding PLP-dependent aminotransferase family protein: MLRPWKLELEIDKKLDKAVYLQIADTIISDIRSGRLKPGDALPGSRNLAQTLKINRNTVVEAYQVLINEEWVISRERKGIFVSERLPLLNERNTEILHSSQHQQGASGGILINFDDGHPDSKIAPVTELARAYRQIFSIKAKWQMMSYGDEHGDKEFRKMISQMLNHQRGMHIHEHEISITRGSQMGMFLTAQTLFTSGDRVIVEEPGYQPAWQAFEYAGAQLLPAPVDKEGISMEVIEKLLTKHENIKAIYITPHRQYPTTVTLSLSRRLRLIELSNQYNITIIEDDYDNEFHFGYRPILPISSFPELQNYVYIGTLSKVVAPALRIGYLATANQELLMKIGNLRKIIDVHGDVIMEQAVLQLIKEGAVKKHIRKATVHYKNKRDFVFELLKKYMKDIADFTLPEGGLAFWIVPKLPLDWDVVTAQLLEKNIKIIHPKQYGQNHINGFRLSYGALSEAQLEQSIPIISEVFAKFF; this comes from the coding sequence ATGCTGCGCCCTTGGAAATTAGAATTAGAAATTGATAAAAAGCTTGATAAAGCCGTTTATCTACAGATTGCAGATACAATCATTAGCGATATCCGTTCAGGAAGATTAAAACCCGGAGATGCACTCCCTGGCAGCCGGAATCTTGCACAAACCTTAAAAATCAACAGAAATACTGTGGTAGAAGCCTATCAGGTACTGATCAATGAGGAATGGGTGATTTCAAGAGAAAGGAAAGGTATTTTTGTATCAGAAAGACTTCCTCTTTTAAATGAAAGAAATACCGAGATCCTCCATAGTTCTCAACATCAGCAAGGAGCATCTGGTGGAATTTTAATCAATTTCGATGATGGTCATCCGGACAGTAAAATTGCTCCTGTAACAGAGCTTGCAAGAGCCTACAGGCAGATTTTCAGCATTAAGGCAAAGTGGCAGATGATGAGTTATGGAGACGAACATGGAGATAAGGAATTCCGCAAAATGATTTCCCAGATGCTCAACCATCAGCGTGGAATGCATATTCATGAACATGAGATTTCTATAACACGAGGCAGCCAGATGGGAATGTTTTTAACCGCCCAGACCCTTTTTACTTCCGGCGACAGGGTTATTGTAGAAGAACCGGGATATCAGCCTGCGTGGCAAGCTTTTGAATATGCAGGAGCACAGCTTTTACCTGCACCTGTGGACAAAGAAGGAATCAGTATGGAAGTTATTGAAAAGCTCCTGACAAAGCATGAGAACATAAAGGCAATATACATTACTCCTCACAGACAATATCCTACTACTGTTACCCTGAGCTTATCAAGGAGATTAAGATTAATAGAATTATCAAACCAATATAATATTACGATCATTGAAGATGATTACGATAATGAGTTCCATTTCGGCTACCGCCCTATTCTGCCAATTTCAAGTTTTCCGGAACTTCAAAATTATGTGTATATCGGAACATTAAGTAAGGTTGTTGCACCCGCTTTGAGAATCGGTTACCTGGCCACGGCAAATCAGGAACTCCTGATGAAAATTGGTAATCTGAGAAAGATTATTGATGTGCACGGAGATGTCATTATGGAACAGGCCGTTCTTCAGCTGATAAAAGAAGGGGCTGTAAAAAAGCATATCAGAAAAGCAACTGTTCATTATAAAAACAAAAGAGATTTCGTTTTTGAATTACTGAAAAAATACATGAAAGATATTGCAGATTTCACACTGCCTGAAGGCGGACTTGCTTTTTGGATTGTTCCTAAATTACCATTGGATTGGGATGTTGTGACCGCTCAGTTATTGGAAAAAAATATTAAGATCATTCATCCGAAACAATATGGCCAGAATCATATAAATGGATTCAGATTAAGCTATGGAGCCCTTTCTGAAGCACAGCTGGAGCAAAGTATTCCTATTATTTCAGAGGTTTTTGCTAAATTTTTCTAA
- a CDS encoding Atu1372/SO_1960 family protein: MKKLCLFFILILLSNITNIMAQNKAKILVLIHSDNGGTYELAKEIAKGIESENNAVSYIKLVRASQHPNLENLPVATVDELTDYDGIAFGSPVYFGNISTGMSEFLSKTVQLWTNHALEGVPAAVFMSAGSGAGKELALQAFWNSLAVHGMVLISNGIRGTEELNKAVPQGNTVLGVTSMASLKDVERPTKGERNIAELQGKNFAKIALALKDTRPKKSTSIVENHQIFNEILKQKNIMLPQVPKPAGNYQPFVRSGNLVFINQVALKNGKILNPGKLGVEVNEQQVKDATKATMLNVISVLKEAVGGDLSRVKQCVQLTGIFNTKDDYTKHADLMNVASDLTVEVFGEKGKHARATFGASSIPVNSSVEIQAVFEVE; this comes from the coding sequence ATGAAAAAACTATGTCTTTTTTTTATTTTAATTTTATTATCTAATATCACCAACATTATGGCACAAAATAAAGCTAAAATATTGGTTCTTATCCATTCAGACAATGGTGGAACTTACGAACTGGCCAAAGAGATCGCTAAAGGAATTGAAAGCGAAAATAATGCGGTTTCTTATATCAAATTAGTCAGAGCATCTCAACATCCCAATCTGGAAAATCTGCCTGTAGCAACAGTAGATGAACTGACAGACTATGATGGAATAGCTTTTGGGTCACCGGTTTATTTCGGGAATATCAGTACGGGAATGAGCGAATTTTTATCTAAAACCGTTCAGCTTTGGACGAATCATGCTTTAGAAGGAGTTCCGGCTGCGGTTTTCATGTCAGCAGGAAGCGGAGCAGGAAAAGAGCTTGCCCTTCAGGCATTCTGGAACAGTCTTGCTGTACACGGCATGGTATTGATATCTAACGGAATTCGTGGGACAGAAGAACTAAATAAGGCTGTTCCACAGGGAAATACAGTTTTAGGCGTGACAAGTATGGCTTCTTTAAAAGATGTTGAGAGACCTACAAAAGGAGAAAGGAATATTGCTGAGCTTCAAGGAAAAAACTTTGCAAAAATAGCACTGGCATTGAAGGACACACGTCCGAAAAAAAGTACATCTATCGTTGAAAATCATCAGATCTTTAATGAAATACTGAAACAGAAAAATATTATGCTTCCACAAGTTCCTAAACCTGCAGGAAACTATCAGCCGTTTGTCCGTTCAGGAAATCTGGTATTTATTAATCAGGTTGCTTTGAAGAATGGAAAAATTCTCAATCCGGGAAAACTGGGCGTTGAAGTGAATGAACAACAGGTAAAAGATGCTACAAAAGCTACTATGCTGAACGTTATTTCCGTACTGAAAGAAGCTGTAGGAGGAGATTTAAGCAGAGTAAAGCAATGTGTACAGCTTACAGGAATTTTCAATACAAAAGACGATTATACAAAGCATGCAGATTTAATGAATGTTGCTTCTGATCTGACTGTTGAAGTTTTTGGTGAAAAAGGAAAACATGCCAGAGCTACTTTTGGAGCATCTTCTATTCCGGTTAATTCCTCTGTCGAAATTCAGGCGGTTTTTGAAGTGGAGTAA